The DNA window TTTTTCCCGCATCTGGGTGGGAAATTATGGCAAATGTCCGCCGTTTCTCGATCTGCTTTTTCAATTCATTCTTTATCTCGCCCATGACTGTACACTCCTAAATGTATTATATCCTCTCTAAACGCACTTTAAACAGTATAACATAAGAGAGAATACAGCTCAAGCAAAACCAAACAGAACCAGTTCAGATGTACATGGCTGAACTGGTTCTGTCTCCTACTCCTCCGCTTTTTCCCCCTCCGCGTATACAGGCGTGATCACAATATTTTCCGCCGCCACTCCCGTCTTTCTTGTCACAATATCTTCGATCTGCGCCCGGTTGGCGTCGCTTAATTCCGCCGCGTTGACCACTACATCCGCAGAGTCTTCCGTCAGACTGACTACTGCTTCACTGAATCCTTTCGAGGCAAGAAGCGTCTCTGCCGCCGCCTCCTTTTCCGCCATTTCTGTCATAGCCACCATCTGGTTGACCGCTTCCTGCTTCTGCTCATCACTTAAGTTTTCATTGTCAATGATCTCCAGCAGAGATTCTTTGTTCTGGGCCCGGACCTGTTCTCTTGTCACCTTGGCTTCCGCTACCACGCCGCTGGCCTCTCCGCTTGTTAGTACCGCTTCTCCCGGCGTCCCTTCCACGCTTCCGTCCTCAGCTTCTGAATCCTGGCTCTTGATATCTTCTGAGGAAGCGGCCGTATCTTCCTGTGAGATATCCAAAAGTTCCTGGCTTGCCAGATCGGCATTAGCCTCCGCGGCGCTGTCCTCATCGGCAAACAGCCGCCCTGAATAATTCAGATATCCCGCCGCCGCGATCATGACTGCCAAAACCGCAATGATGATCTGATTTTTTTTAAAGATTCGCTTCACTGTCTCTTTCCCTCCTGGCAATAGATTTTAATTCTTCTTCATTATCCTAATCTTATGCGTGTCTATCCCAAATAATGCTTGGACCGCTTCTGTAATATTCTGTACTACCACCGGGTCGTCTCCGCCTTGAGCCAGCACCACCACTCCTTCCACCTGGGGCGTGATCTCTTTGCTCACGTAGGGCTGCTGTCCCTGGGAATCGTCCTCTTCATAAACCGATGTCTCCGTGCTTGTGGAATTGCTGGTAGTCCGGGTCCCTCCCTGGCTGTCAGACTCTGTTACCGTCTCTTCTCCCGCTTCTACATCCTTCTCCACCACCCTTTCCGCGGAAGACTCCAGCGTGACCATAACAGCCACTTCCCCGGCGCCCTCCATCTGGGAAAGGACCTCAGACAAATGCTCCTCCATATACCGGGCGTAATCCTCTTGCGAAATACTCCCGCCCGTTTTCCCGCCTGCCCCTGTTTCTTCCTCCTGCCGGCTTTCCTTTGACTGATTCTCTGTCGGTACAGCGATCACCAGCAGGAGGATCCCCGCCAGGAACAGAATCAGGATCTGGTCTTTCTTCCATTTCCCCAACCGCAGCTTTTCTATCCATCCGCTGATCTGCTTCTTCTTATCTTCCAATCCGGATCTCCTCCACTTCCATCGGTTCTTCTTCCTGGGTTCCTACTGCTTCTGCTTCTTCCTGGAATCCAGAAACCTCTTCCATCTGCTCTAACTCTTTCAGATACTCCTGGCTCTGATACAGTTCCCGCAGCTGCCCTTCCATTCCAAACAGTTTCAGCACCGGAGACAAGACCAGCAGGATCAGGACAAGCCCGGTAAAAAAGCGGATATATTTCTGATAGCCGGATTCCGGCACGATGTGCAGCAGCGCCGTGACTAACACCAGATAAAAAGCAATATTCCGGATCCATTCATATAGATAATCAAACATCTTCTCCCATCCTTTCTCACAGGTCTGTCAGCGCCGCCACAATAACGATCGTCAAAAGAAACAAAAGAGCTGTGGTAAACACCACGCGCATCAGCAGACGGCACCCATCTCCCACGCTTTCTACACATCCAACGATTCTTTTATCAGAAACCGGCTGAATCAGAGCCGCCGTCAATTTGTACATGATCACGATACACCCGATCTGTACCAGAGGACCGACGCAAAGGGCTATGCAGATCACCGCTCCCGTCATCCCAATGCCGTTTTTGATCAGGACGGCCGTCCCAAGCACTACTTCTGTCACTCCCCCGATGGCATCCCCGATTCCAGGAATCGCCTCCGCTCCCCTTGTGATAGCGCTCTGTTTGATAGAATCAATGGCCGGGCTGATCAGCCCCTGGATCACATTTAAGCCCACCACACAGGCCAGAAGGGTTTTTAATGTCCAGGAGATTCCCATCTTGATAAGTCCCGCAAATTTGCTCAAGTATTCTTCTTTGGAAAGGAAATCCAGTACCCGGATCATAAAGTAAATATGGATCACCGGAAGAAGGAATCCCACGATCAAAAGCTGAGCCAGATAGATCAAGAACAGCACCAGGTTATAAAACGCTACCGCCGTCACACTTCCTTTTGCCGCGGCAACCGCCAGAAAGTAAATCGGGCAGAAGACTCCCATGAAGTCGGTAAGATCTTCAATCCCTCCGCCGACCCAGTCTGTCACCGCCTGGAAGGAATTTAAGCACAGGGCGATCAGAAGGATGTAGAGAATATAAAAGCTGACCTCTGAAATCTGACGGTTCTGGAACACGCTGGAGAAATTGGAGAAAACCGCGGCGATCACGGCGATCAAAAAGATATGTCCTAAGTTTTCCCCGCAGCTTCGCAGGGCGTAAAAGAACTGATCCATCACCAGCCGGTTTAAGAGCTGGGCGGACAGCGTCATATCTCCAGATAAGATCTCCATCAGGGTTTCCTTAAAATCCAGCTTTTCCTCCGGAAATAATTCTTCCAGAGAATCGTCAATCCCGCTGAAATCAAACTGTTCTAATACCTCTTCTTTCGCGGCGTCCTCCTGCCCCTCTTCGCTTATGCTGCCCGCGCCAGGGTCGGAAGCCCGCGCCGGAAGAACCGCGCCCCACAGAGCCGCCGCCAGCAGGACTGCTGTCAAAACCCACTTTTTTCCTTTCCTTCTCCCCTTCATGACAGGAACTCCCCAACGGTTTCTAAGAGGGCCGTCAAAATGGGCATACTCAGCACTAAGATCGTTAATTTCCCAAAGATTTCAATCTGTTGGGCGATGGTCTGGTATCCGGCATCTTTGCAGATGCTGGAAGCGAATTCGGCAATATAGGTGATTCCCAGCATCTTGATGAGGGTTCCTATGTAGGCGCCGTCCAGACTGATATAACCCCCGATCATGTCCACGGCTTCTGTGATCACCTGCAGATGCCCCAGGATTCCAAAGAAGATCACCAGGCTCAGTCCCGCGCTGATATAGATTCCGTATTCGGTTTTTCCTCCTTTAAACTGGACCGCCAGAAGGACCCCTGCTACTCCAATGATCCCTGCCTGCACGATATCCATGTTTTGTCCCCCTTATTTGATCGATGCCTTTCTACAGCGAGAACAGATTCTGGATCGCTTCAAACAGATCGTAGATATAAGGTACGATCCAAAACAGCACCAGGAGCAGTCCCGCAAGGCTTGTCAGAAACGCTTGTTCCTCTCTTCCGCTGTGTTTTAAGACCTGGCTTAACACCGAGACCAAGATCCCCACCGCCGCAATTTTAAATATTAAGTTTACACTCATGTACGCCTCCCCTTTTACAACAGCAGGACAGCCACAAACATGCCGCTCATCACGCCCAGGCAGTGGCACAGTCTCACCTTCGTCTTCATCTCTTCTCTCGCTTCCTCAATGGTTCCCCCAAGCTGTTCCAGGTATAGATCTATGGTCCTTATCTGAAGTTCTAAATCTGCGCTGCCAAGCTGAGCGCCAAGGCTTTTCAGCCGCTGGATCTCTTTGTCTGGAAGCTGGGATGTGCCCAGGGATGCATCGATACTCTCCGACCATATCTGCGGAAAGGTTCCTCTCTGGCGTTTCCCCATTTCCTTTGCAAGCCCCGCAAGCCAAGTCCTGTAGGGTTCTTCCTCACGCCTCCCGATCATTTCAAAGATTTCTCCCAGATGGGAGCGGGCATAACGCATCTCCCCCTGCAGGGAGCAGATCAGCCGCTGCAGGCGCAAAAGCTGTGTGTATTGACTGCGGATATCTCCTGCTTTCGCCATCCCCATCAGGGCGGCGGCCCCGACCACTAAGACAGCTCCCGCGATCTTCATCATGACAGGCTCCTTTCCGAATAGAGAAGGCTTCCTCTCTCATCATAGACCCCTTCCACCTGCCCCACATAGTCTTCCCGTCCCAGCACGATATAGCGCTCAAACCGCTTCTTTGCGATCATCTCGCCAAACAGCGGCTTTTTCTTTAACTCTTCCATAGACTGTCCGTGTACCGTCACCAGCATTTTACAGCCGCAGTGCATAGCGTATTCAATAGCATGTACATCTTCCGCTGTGCCGATCTCATCTGCCGCGATCACCTCCGGGCCCATAGAACGGATCAGCATGATCATCCCTTCTGCCTTAGGGCAGGCGTCCAGCACGTCAGTACGCATCCCCAGATGATTCTGAGCCACTCCCATGTAACACCCCCCGATCTCCGAACGCTCATCCACTACCCCCACCGACATGCCGCGGATATAGGTGTTCCCGCCTGAAACCTGCCGGACAATATCCCTAAGAAGGGTAGTCTTTCCGCAGCGGGGCGGGGATACGATCAGCGTATGGCAAAGTCTTTTATTTCCTGTAATAAAAGGAAAAATTTTATCCGCGCATCCCAGCACCTCATGAGACATACGGATATTGACAGAAGAGATATATTTTAGATTCTTCACCCTTCCGCCTTCCATGATCGCCTGTCCTGCCATTCCGATTCTATGTCCTCCTTCGATGGTAATAAATCCCTGGCGCATTTCCTGTTCGTATGCGTACAGAGAATAGTTGCTGACATATTCCAGCAGTTCCCGGATGTCCTCTTTTGTCACCTGGTAAGGTCTGCCCTGGCGCCGTCCTGGAATCAGTTCTCCGCCCCGATAGATCAGCATGAGCGGCTGCCCTACCCGCAGCTTGATCTCCTGAAGAAACGCATATTGCAGTTCTTCCTTTTGGATCAGGATCCGCACGCTTTTTGGCAGTACATTTAAGATTCTCTTTTCCTGCATTGTTGTCCACCTCTTTATACACCAATATATGTTGCGGCTTTTCATTTATTCCTGAATATGTTACAATCCGGGTAATTGATTTTTATCCTGATCTGGTATAAGGAGGTCTGTTATGATCGCTATTTTTTTAGCGCCTTTCTATGTTTTATTTCATATTTACATTTTCCGCTGGCTGATCCGCTGGATGTCTGCCTGCAGCGTGCATTTCCAGAAACCGCTGTCAAAGGGATTGGTCCTGGCAGTCTACTGTTTTCTTGCGCTGTCCATCCTGCTGGCCTTTTTTCTGCCGTTTCGTTGGCTCAAAGCGCTCTCTAATCTTTGGTTCGGAGCGATCTGCTACATATTTCTGGTGGTAGCGGCCGCGGACTTGATCCGCCTGGTTTTGAAATATCTTGTAAAAGTCCCGGCGGAAACCCTTTCTTCCCGGAAAGTCTTCGCTGCCGTTGGAAGTGTGTGTATCCTTCTCATTCTATCCCTGACCGTCTGGGGTTACGCATGCGCCCGCAATATCCAGACTACTTCCTACCAGGTAGCTGTGGACAAATCCTGCGGCCGTCTGGACTCCCTCCGGATCGTCCTGGCGGCTGATCTTCACTTGGGATACAATATGGGCGAAGCCCAGATGGAACAGATGGTAGAAAAAATCAACGCCCAGGATCCGGACCTTGTTGTCTTTGCGGGAGATTTCTTTGATAACGATTTTGATGCGGTAAAAGATCCTGACCGGATTGCCGCCATTCTCCGAAAGATAGAGAGCCGTTACGGCGCTTACGCCTGCTATGGCAATCACGATATTCAGGAAAAGATACTGGCCGGATTTACCTTCCCTTCTAATGAAAAGAAAGTCAGCGACCCTCGGATGGACGCATTTCTTGAAAATTCCGGCATCCGACTGCTGCAGGATGAGTCCCTGCTGATCGAAGATTCTTTCTACCTTATTGGGAGAGCCGACCGTGAGCGTCCCGGAAGAGGCATAGATAAGCGGATGACGCCCGCAGAATTGACAGAAGATATGGACAAGACAAAGCCCATCCTGGTCATAGACCATGAGCCGGATGAACTCGCTGATCTTGCGGCCGCAGGCGTGGACTTGGATCTATCCGGGCACACCCATGATGGACAGTTGTTCCCCGCCAATCTGATCGTCAGCCTTCTGTGGGAAAATTCTTACGGATATCTGGAAAAAGACGGTATGCACAATATTGTCACCTCCGGCGTGGGCGTCTTCGGACCAAATATGCGGGTAGGGACAAAGAGCGAGATCTGTGTGATCGACTGTCAATTGGGGCCGGGGGATTTTTAAAAATCCCCCGGCCCCAATTGACAAGCATCCGTATCTGTTTTACTCATTAGGTTTGAAATAAAACCGTCCAGAGACCTGCTCTGTCCGCAGCACATTTGTAAATGCGTGGGGATCCGCTTCCCGGATAGCCCGCACAACTTCCTTCTGCTCCGCGCTGGAGACAACGGAGTAGACCACCTTCCTCTCCCTGTGCTCATGGGACCCTTCTCCCTCCAGGATCGTAGCTCCGTGATTGCTCGTCCGGGAGATGGCTTCATACACGTCTTTCGCCTGATTCGTGACGACAAGAAGGGTCTGCTGCTGGTATTTCTTGTACAAGATATGCAGCACCTGGGTAGAGGCGTACTGGAAAAAGATAGAGTAAAGCGCCTTGTCCCATCCGAACAGGATACCCGCCGACACCAGGATCACAGCATTGATCCCCAGCACAATATTGAAGGAGTCCACTCCCTTCTTCTCGGACAGGTGAATCGCGATAAAGTCTGTTCCTCCTGTGGTCGCGTTGACCGCCAGGCACATGCTGATGACAAGGCCGTTGATCATGCCGCCAAAAATCGAGATCAGCAGGGTATCGTATGTGATCACATAAGCCGGAAGGATATCCGTCAGCACACTGGTCAGCACGATCGACAGACCTGAGAACAGAGTAAATTTCTTCCCGATATATCGATAGCCGATATATATAGGCACGGCGTTGATCGCCACGTTCAGAACCGTATACGGAATCTCAATATGAAAGAATATCTCTCCCGCGCGCTGGAACAAAAGTGTCAGACCTGTGGCCCCGCCCGGGAAAAGTCCTCCCGTGCGCACGAATGTCTTGATATTCAGCGCCATGATGGCAGATGCGGCAGCAATAACGAGAATCCTTTTGATATCCTTTCCTGGTTCAAATTTCATAATATCCTGAAACCTCTCTTATGATTTTTCTTACCGCCGAAGCGTATATTCACTGATTCCGCTGTTAAAAAAGGCTTCGACAGCCCGAATCATAAAGGCGCAGTCCCGCACGCCCGCAGTCTCATAGGCTGAGTGCATGGAAAGCTGAGGAAGTCCAATATCCACCGCGTTCATAGACACCTGGGACATGGCGATATTCCCCAGGGTACTTCCGCCTTGCATGTCGGAGCGGTTGGCGAAGAACTGAAGGGGAACTCCCGCCTTTGCGCAGATCCCTTTCCACACAGCGATGCTGACCGCATCGCTTGTATACTGCTGCCCGGCATGAGACTTAACGACTATCCCCTCATTCATATAGACACAATTGTTCTCATCCGTCTTCTCCGGATGGTTCGGGTGCACCGCATGGGCGTTATCGCAGCTGACCATAAAGCTGGACGCCACTGCGCGGCGCAGTTCCTCCGCCGTTTTCCCCAGGCCGTCATTGATCCGTTCCAGCACATCCCGAAGGAACGTAGACGCGGCGCCCTGCTTTGTATTGGACCCAACTTCCTCGTTGTCAAAACAAGCGAACACATTCACCGCGCGCTTATCAGTCCCTCTCAAAAATCCGATAAAAGATGCATAAGCGCTCTGCAGATCGTCCAGATGGGGTGCTGAGATAAACTCTCGTTCTTTCCCCCAGATAGAAGGCTGCATGCGGTTGTAGAGATAGAGATCCATACCAAAAATCTCCTCCGGTCCCGCCTCCAGTTCTTCTGCCACGATCTGTCTTACAGCTCCTTGTGCATCGGCCGCTTCCCCCGCAAACAGAGGGAGCATATCCACCTGCTTATTGATGGAACTCTTCTCGTTGATCTCCCGGTTCATGTGGATGGCGACACTTGGGATCAGCGCCAGATCCCGGTCGATCTTCACCAATTTCTCCCGGAAGCCGTCTTCCTCCTTCAGGATAACACGCCCAGCCAGCGAAAGCGGCCTGTCCATCCAGGTGGCGCACAGACCGCTCCCGTATCCCTCTGTGTTGAGCTTCATATAACGGCCCCTTACCGAAAGTTCCGCTTTCTCTTTCAGCTTAAACGCAGGGGAGTCACTATGGGATGCCGCAACCTTAAAACTGTAATCCTCCAGCGCGGAGCCGACCCGGAAAGCAATGATGCTGGATCCGTTCCGCACTGTATAGTACGCTCCGCCCGGCCGGATATCCCAGCTC is part of the Lachnospiraceae bacterium KGMB03038 genome and encodes:
- a CDS encoding SpoIIIAH-like family protein, giving the protein MKRIFKKNQIIIAVLAVMIAAAGYLNYSGRLFADEDSAAEANADLASQELLDISQEDTAASSEDIKSQDSEAEDGSVEGTPGEAVLTSGEASGVVAEAKVTREQVRAQNKESLLEIIDNENLSDEQKQEAVNQMVAMTEMAEKEAAAETLLASKGFSEAVVSLTEDSADVVVNAAELSDANRAQIEDIVTRKTGVAAENIVITPVYAEGEKAEE
- a CDS encoding stage III sporulation protein AG, with the translated sequence MEDKKKQISGWIEKLRLGKWKKDQILILFLAGILLLVIAVPTENQSKESRQEEETGAGGKTGGSISQEDYARYMEEHLSEVLSQMEGAGEVAVMVTLESSAERVVEKDVEAGEETVTESDSQGGTRTTSNSTSTETSVYEEDDSQGQQPYVSKEITPQVEGVVVLAQGGDDPVVVQNITEAVQALFGIDTHKIRIMKKN
- a CDS encoding stage III sporulation protein AF, with protein sequence MFDYLYEWIRNIAFYLVLVTALLHIVPESGYQKYIRFFTGLVLILLVLSPVLKLFGMEGQLRELYQSQEYLKELEQMEEVSGFQEEAEAVGTQEEEPMEVEEIRIGR
- a CDS encoding stage III sporulation protein AF; the protein is MKGRRKGKKWVLTAVLLAAALWGAVLPARASDPGAGSISEEGQEDAAKEEVLEQFDFSGIDDSLEELFPEEKLDFKETLMEILSGDMTLSAQLLNRLVMDQFFYALRSCGENLGHIFLIAVIAAVFSNFSSVFQNRQISEVSFYILYILLIALCLNSFQAVTDWVGGGIEDLTDFMGVFCPIYFLAVAAAKGSVTAVAFYNLVLFLIYLAQLLIVGFLLPVIHIYFMIRVLDFLSKEEYLSKFAGLIKMGISWTLKTLLACVVGLNVIQGLISPAIDSIKQSAITRGAEAIPGIGDAIGGVTEVVLGTAVLIKNGIGMTGAVICIALCVGPLVQIGCIVIMYKLTAALIQPVSDKRIVGCVESVGDGCRLLMRVVFTTALLFLLTIVIVAALTDL
- a CDS encoding stage III sporulation protein AD; this encodes MDIVQAGIIGVAGVLLAVQFKGGKTEYGIYISAGLSLVIFFGILGHLQVITEAVDMIGGYISLDGAYIGTLIKMLGITYIAEFASSICKDAGYQTIAQQIEIFGKLTILVLSMPILTALLETVGEFLS
- the spoIIIAC gene encoding stage III sporulation protein AC; translated protein: MSVNLIFKIAAVGILVSVLSQVLKHSGREEQAFLTSLAGLLLVLFWIVPYIYDLFEAIQNLFSL
- the spoIIIAA gene encoding stage III sporulation protein AA, which translates into the protein MQEKRILNVLPKSVRILIQKEELQYAFLQEIKLRVGQPLMLIYRGGELIPGRRQGRPYQVTKEDIRELLEYVSNYSLYAYEQEMRQGFITIEGGHRIGMAGQAIMEGGRVKNLKYISSVNIRMSHEVLGCADKIFPFITGNKRLCHTLIVSPPRCGKTTLLRDIVRQVSGGNTYIRGMSVGVVDERSEIGGCYMGVAQNHLGMRTDVLDACPKAEGMIMLIRSMGPEVIAADEIGTAEDVHAIEYAMHCGCKMLVTVHGQSMEELKKKPLFGEMIAKKRFERYIVLGREDYVGQVEGVYDERGSLLYSERSLS
- a CDS encoding metallophosphoesterase; the encoded protein is MIAIFLAPFYVLFHIYIFRWLIRWMSACSVHFQKPLSKGLVLAVYCFLALSILLAFFLPFRWLKALSNLWFGAICYIFLVVAAADLIRLVLKYLVKVPAETLSSRKVFAAVGSVCILLILSLTVWGYACARNIQTTSYQVAVDKSCGRLDSLRIVLAADLHLGYNMGEAQMEQMVEKINAQDPDLVVFAGDFFDNDFDAVKDPDRIAAILRKIESRYGAYACYGNHDIQEKILAGFTFPSNEKKVSDPRMDAFLENSGIRLLQDESLLIEDSFYLIGRADRERPGRGIDKRMTPAELTEDMDKTKPILVIDHEPDELADLAAAGVDLDLSGHTHDGQLFPANLIVSLLWENSYGYLEKDGMHNIVTSGVGVFGPNMRVGTKSEICVIDCQLGPGDF
- a CDS encoding YitT family protein, coding for MKFEPGKDIKRILVIAAASAIMALNIKTFVRTGGLFPGGATGLTLLFQRAGEIFFHIEIPYTVLNVAINAVPIYIGYRYIGKKFTLFSGLSIVLTSVLTDILPAYVITYDTLLISIFGGMINGLVISMCLAVNATTGGTDFIAIHLSEKKGVDSFNIVLGINAVILVSAGILFGWDKALYSIFFQYASTQVLHILYKKYQQQTLLVVTNQAKDVYEAISRTSNHGATILEGEGSHEHRERKVVYSVVSSAEQKEVVRAIREADPHAFTNVLRTEQVSGRFYFKPNE
- a CDS encoding M18 family aminopeptidase; this translates as MYDEDIQGLIRFLADSPTAFHAADNFACMLKGHGFQCLPERESWDIRPGGAYYTVRNGSSIIAFRVGSALEDYSFKVAASHSDSPAFKLKEKAELSVRGRYMKLNTEGYGSGLCATWMDRPLSLAGRVILKEEDGFREKLVKIDRDLALIPSVAIHMNREINEKSSINKQVDMLPLFAGEAADAQGAVRQIVAEELEAGPEEIFGMDLYLYNRMQPSIWGKEREFISAPHLDDLQSAYASFIGFLRGTDKRAVNVFACFDNEEVGSNTKQGAASTFLRDVLERINDGLGKTAEELRRAVASSFMVSCDNAHAVHPNHPEKTDENNCVYMNEGIVVKSHAGQQYTSDAVSIAVWKGICAKAGVPLQFFANRSDMQGGSTLGNIAMSQVSMNAVDIGLPQLSMHSAYETAGVRDCAFMIRAVEAFFNSGISEYTLRR